A single genomic interval of Corylus avellana chromosome ca10, CavTom2PMs-1.0 harbors:
- the LOC132163976 gene encoding exonuclease V, chloroplastic-like yields the protein MSGSLSESPLNKSVGEIPIEIVSEEEMALIEAALSAARTSIPAIRSPFDFHRNARSIQSITVLSKRSCSGRTVLDIEDSGDFASTQKKGKEAEPLLHQFRRKKGLSVTDITGTEWCEKQMEFILLRGKRKTNKAMKAGSARHTKLEEEVVRKVKVCIKSKEDAWALKLLNFIIGANQLLFEGLTRELPLIGFTEGTWMVGVIDEIRMPATETDRNPMLVDTKTRVRDTLPAEPQRRNGRLQLMCYKYMWDNLVADHFPSKQFFDFFTLNPHSVLSEDIRERTADSGFPVETLDDMVRLYRNTFSMLPPAHDQLLLRYEFQKDNSLLGEDQFAFDSDLLKNQLQGCLEFWLGDREAHYTPEEERWKCRFCQFASICPANTDPDMTPNHTNT from the exons ATGAGCGGGTCGCTCTCCGAGTCACCCCTTAACAAAAGCGTTGGCGAGATCCCAATCGAAATCGTGAGCGAAGAAGAAATGGCTCTCATTGAAGCTGCGTTATCCGCCGCTCGAACTTCCATCCCTGCAATTCGTTCACCTTTTGATTTTCACAGGAACGCGAGGTCTATTCAGTCAATCACTGTCCTGTCCAAGAGGAGCTGCTCGGGTCGGACCGTCCTGGACATCGAGGATTCGGGCGATTTTGCGAGCACCCAGAAGAAGGGCAAAGAGGCTGAGCCCTTGTTGCATCAGTTTAGGAGGAAGAAGGGCTTGTCTGTCACTGATATCACTGGCACG GAATGGTGCGAAAAACAAATGGAGTTTATTCTCCTCCGCGGCAAGCGTAAAACTAATAAAGCTATGAAAGCAGGTAGTGCTCGGCACACAAAACTTGAAGAAGAG GTTGTGAGAAAAGTAAAAGTTTGTATCAAATCTAAAGAAGACGCATGGGCTCTGAAGCTTCTGAATTTTATAATTGGTGCTAATCAATTACTGTTTGAAGGATTGACTCGTGAGCTGCCACT AATAGGCTTCACAGAAGGTACATGGATGGTGGGAGTGATCGATGAGATCCGAATGCCTGCAACTGAAACTGATAGAAACCCAATGTTAGTTGACACAAAGACTCGTGTTCGAGACACTCTTCCTGCTGAACCACAAAGAAGGAATGGAAG GCTTCAACTAATGTGCTACAAGTATATGTGGGACAATTTAGTTGCTGACCATTTCCCCTCCAAAcagttttttgatttttttacctTGAATCCTCATTCTGTCTTATCTGAAGACATCAGGGAAAGAACCGCCGACTCAGGGTTCCCGGTAGAG ACCCTTGACGACATGGTGAGATTATACAGAAATACATTTAGCATGCTGCCCCCTGCTCATGACCAGCTTTTGTTGAG ATATGAGTTCCAAAAAGATAATTCATTGCTTGGCGAAGATCAATTTGCATTTGACTCAGATTTGCTCAAGAATCAACTTCAGGGCTGTCTTGAGTTCTGGCTAGGGGATCGAGAAGCCCATTACACTCCAGAAGAAGAGCGTTGGAAATGCCGGTTCTGTCAGTTTGCTTCTATCTGTCCTGCAAACACTGATCCTGATATGACTCCAAACCATACAAACACCTAG
- the LOC132162738 gene encoding adenylate kinase isoenzyme 6 homolog: MAQNGSIRGRRQPNILVIGTPGTSKTKTSSALVEATQLRHICIGDLVREKNLHDGWDSEFESHLINVDLVLPQVEDLMEGGGNIVDYHGCDFFPKRWFDRVVLLQTDNSVLYDRLSRSGYTGSKLTNNIKCEIFQVLLQEAEESYPEDIVVALKSDTIEDITRNV; the protein is encoded by the exons ATGGCGCAAAACGGTAGCATAAGAGGTAGACGGCAGCCGAACATACTGGTGATAGGAACACCCGGGACGAGCAAGACAAAGACGTCGTCTGCTCTGGTAGAGGCCACCCAGCTCCGCCACATATGCATCGGAGATTTGGTGAGGGAGAAGAACCTGCATGATGGCTGGGATAGCGAATTCGAGTCCCACCTCATCAACGTAGACCTCGTACTTCCCCA AGTTGAGGATTTGATGGAAGGAGGAGGGAACATAGTGGACTACCATGGTTGTGATTTCTTTCCCAAGCGATGGTTTGATCGAGTTGTTTTGCTTCAAACTGACAACTCGGTGTTGTATGATCGCTTGAGTAGGAG CGGTTACACAGGGTCGAAGCTTACAAACAATATTAAGTGTGAAATCTTTCAAGTTCTGCTTCAGGAGGCAGAAGAAAGCTATCCAGAGGACATCGTGGTGGCATTGAAGAGCGATACCATTGAAGACATTACCAGAAATGTTTAG
- the LOC132162733 gene encoding adenylate kinase isoenzyme 6 homolog yields the protein MAQNGSIRGRRQPNILVIGTPGTSKTKTSSALVEATQLRHICIGDLVREKNLHDGWDSEFESHLINVDLVLPQVEDLMEGGGNIVDYHGCDFFPKRWFDRVVLLQTDNTVLYDRLSRSGYTGSKLTNNIKCEIFQVLLQEAEESYPEDIVVALKSDTIEDITRNV from the exons ATGGCGCAAAACGGTAGCATAAGAGGTAGACGGCAGCCGAACATACTGGTGATAGGAACACCCGGGACGAGCAAGACAAAGACGTCGTCTGCTCTGGTAGAGGCCACCCAGCTCCGCCACATATGCATCGGAGATTTGGTGAGGGAGAAGAACCTGCATGATGGCTGGGATAGCGAATTCGAGTCCCACCTCATCAACGTAGACCTCGTACTTCCCCA AGTTGAGGATTTGATGGAAGGAGGAGGGAACATAGTGGACTACCATGGTTGTGATTTCTTTCCCAAGCGATGGTTTGATCGAGTTGTTTTGCTTCAAACTGACAACACGGTGTTGTATGATCGCTTGAGTAGGAG CGGTTACACAGGGTCGAAGCTTACAAACAATATTAAGTGTGAAATCTTTCAAGTTCTGCTTCAGGAGGCAGAAGAAAGCTATCCAGAGGACATCGTGGTGGCATTGAAGAGCGATACCATTGAAGACATTACCAGAAATGTTTAG
- the LOC132163021 gene encoding self-incompatibility protein S1-like: MSRFTKLNYILLFFLITVATPASGGFYIGRRYVHIRNDLENHARLRIHCWSKNDDVFQTTLDPNQETSWSFIDNYFGGTRFVCDMEFLLEGRMRSGRFLVYDNKKRFRKRECYKRCKWSVRRYGLYAYDEKDKRWDYETPWPTRNSFRSSIDLPE, from the coding sequence ATGAGTCGGTTCACGAAGCTGAACTatattcttttgttctttctcatCACGGTGGCTACGCCGGCATCCGGCGGATTTTACATCGGCAGAAGATATGTACACATTCGAAACGACTTGGAAAACCATGCAAGGCTGAGGATCCACTGCTGGTCCAAAAACGACGACGTGTTTCAAACGACTTTGGATCCGAACCAGGAGACAAGCTGGAGCTTCATCGACAACTACTTCGGAGGCACGAGATTTGTGTGCGACATGGAGTTTCTGCTGGAAGGCCGGATGAGGAGTGGTCGTTTTTTGGTGTACGACAATAAGAAGAGGTTCAGAAAGCGGGAGTGCTACAAACGGTGTAAATGGTCGGTAAGGAGATATGGGTTGTATGCATATGATGAGAAGGACAAGAGGTGGGACTATGAGACTCCATGGCCAACCAGAAATAGCTTCCGATCTTCCATTGATCTTCCGGAATGA
- the LOC132164384 gene encoding 3-hydroxyacyl-[acyl-carrier-protein] dehydratase, mitochondrial produces the protein MFIRSLLSVNVLPLRSFSSSALNILKTGDILRERRVFTNEDVLEYSKVTHDSNPLHFDSELARNAGFEGRLVHGMLVAALFPRIISSHFPGAVYVYQNLNFKLPVYIGDKVTGEVQAMCIKENKKRYIVKLKTKCFRNDEILVLDGEAMAILPSLAVEQVSYLD, from the exons ATGTTCATCAGGAGTTTACTTTCAGTTAATGTCCTCCCTTTGAGAAGCTTTTCATCGTCAGCACTTAACATTCTAAAAACTGGAGATATCTTGAGGGAAAGAAGAGTTTTTACAAATGAAGATGTCCTTGAATATTCTAAGGTGACTCACGACTCAAATCCTTTACATTTTGATTCTGAGCTTGCTCGAAATGCTGGATTCGAAGGTAGACTTGTTCACGGGATGCTTGTTGCTGCCCTATTTCCGCGGATCATTTCTTCCCATTTT CCTGGAGCTGTATATGTTTACCAAAACTTGAATTTCAAGTTGCCAGTCTATATTGGTGACAAGGTCACTGGTGAGGTTCAAGCCATGTgcataaaagaaaacaagaaacgATACAT AGTAAAATTGAAGACAAAGTGCTTCAGGAATGATGAGATTCTTGTTCTTGACGGAGAGGCGATGGCTATCTTACCTTCTCTAGCTGTGGAGCAAGTGTCTTATCTGGACTAA